TACCTGACGGGATTCCTCAACGAGCGGCCGCTGTCGCGCCTGCGCGCCGATCTCGCCGCGTCCGGAATCGAGCGCGCCGCGAATAATTCGGAGCCGGAAGATCACGCCGCCATCCTGTGCGAGATCATGGCGGGCTTCGCGGGAGGGCGCTTCCCGGCGTCGTTCGAGGAGCAGCGCGCGTTCTTTGACAAGCATGTCGGGTCCTGGATAGGGCAGCTGTTCGCCGACATCGAGCGCGCTGAGAGCGCCATCTTCTATCGTGCGGTCGGCGCGCTCGGCCGCGCCTTTATCGAGATCGAGAGGGAAGCATTCACGTTCGCCAACTGACCTGCACCGGCAGGTCCAGGAGAGATGCGATGAGTGAAGACGAGAAAACCACAGTCGGGCGTCGCGATTTCCTGCGCAAGGTCGGCGTCGGCACGGTCGGCGCCGGCGCGACGCTCGCGGCACCGCTGGTCGGGTCCGCGCAGGCTGATAGCGAGACCAGCGATGAGAAGCGCAAGGCGCGCTACAAGGAAACCGATCACATCAAGGCCTTCTATCGCGTCAATCGTTATCCGGCCAAGGGAGGTTGACCGTGCTGATCAAGCGAACAAACGAGCGTTCCTTGCGCCATGGTTCCGTTGCCGTGTCCCTTGCGGGGCAGGCCGGCGGTCTCGACCGCCGCAGCTTCTTGCGCAAATCCGGTCTTGCTGGCGGCGCGCTCGCCGCGCTCGGCACGCTGCCGGTCGGCGGCGTGCGCAAGGCGGAAGCGGCGATGGCCGGTCCGCTCGCCGCAGGCGCGACCGTCCGCAAGAGCGTCTGCACGCATTGCTCGGTTGGGTGCACGGTGACGGCTGAGGTCCTGAACGGGGTATGGATCGGCCAGGAGCCGAGCTGGGATTCCCCGATCAATCGCGGATCGCATTGCGCCAAGGGTGCCTCCGTGCGCGAGCTCGTGCACAGCGAGCGGCGACTGCGCTATCCGATGAAGTTGGTAGACGGGCGATGGACCCGCGTGTCCTGGGACACCGCGATCAACGAGATCGGCGACAAACTTCAAGCTGTACGTGAGAAGTCGGGCCCCGATTCCGTCTATTGGCTCGGCTCGGCCAAGATGACGAACGAAGGCGCCTACCTGTTCCGCAAGCTCGGCGCATTCTGGGGAACCAACAATACCGATCACCAGGCTCGCATCTGCCATTCGACCACCGTCACCGGCGTCGCCAATACCTGGGGCTACGGCGCGATGACCAACAGCTACAATGATATCCGTAATGCGAAGACGCAGGTCATCCTGGGCGGCAATCCGGCAGAGGCGCATCCGGTCTCGCTTCAGCACCTGCTTGAGGGAAAGGAACTGCAAAAGGCCAACTTCGTCGTCATCGACCCGCGCCTGACGCGCACGGCCGCGCACGCGACGGAATATGTGCGGATGCGGCCGGGCACCGACATCCCGGTGCTCTACGGCATGATGTGGCACATCCTCCAGAACGGCTGGGAAGACAAGGAATTCATCCGGCAGCGCGTCTACGGGTTCGACGATCTCCGCAAGGAAGTGGAGAAGTGGACTCCGGACGAAGTCGAGCGTGTCACCGGCATTCCCGGCGAGCAGCTCAAGCGCGTCGCCAAGATGTTTGCCACCGAGAAGCCGGCCACGCTGATCTGGGCCATGGGCCAGACCCAGAAGACCGTGGGCACCGCCAATGTGCGCGCCAGTTGCATCCTGCTGCTGATGACCGGAAATGTCGGCGGAGCGGGCATGGGAGCCAACATTTTCCGTGGCCACGATAACGTCCAGGGCGCGACCGACGTCGGGCTCGATATCGTCACGCTGCCGTTCTACTACGGCCTCGCCGAGGGCGCTTGGAAGCACTGGTCGCGGGTTTGGGAGGTCGATTATGACTTCCTGAAGTCTCGCTTCGACTCCAAGCAGATCATGGAAGCCCCCGGCATTCCGCTGACCCGCTGGTTCGAGGCGGTGACGCTGCCGAAGGATCAGATCGCGCAGAAGGACAGTGTGAAGGCGGTATTCGTGCAGGGACACGCCTCCAACAGCATCACCCGTATCCCTGAATCTCTTAATGGCCTGAAGGCGCTCGAGCTGCTCGTCATCGCCGATCCGCATCCGACGACCTGGGCCTCGCTCGCAGTCGAGGCGGGACGCAAGGATGGAGTCTACATTCTTCCGGTTGCCACGCAATTCGAGTGCAAGGGCTCGCGCGTCGCCTCCAACCGCTCGCTGCAATGGGGCGAGCAGATCGTGAAGCCGATCTTCGAGTCGAAGGATGATCTCGAGATCATCTACCTCTTGGCGAAGAAGTTCGGCTTCGCCGACCAAATGTTCAAGAAGATCAAGGTCGAGAACAATCTTCCTGAAGCAGAAGATGTACTGCGCGAGATGAACCGCGGCAGCTGGTCGACCGGCTATTGCGGGCAATCGCCCGAGCGCCTCAAGGCGCACATGAAGAACCAAGCCAAGTTCGACATGCTGACCATGCGGGCACCCAGGGACGATCCCGAGGTCGGGGGCGATTATTACGGCCTGCCCTGGCCGTGCTGGGGATCACCGGAGGTCAAGCATCCCGGCACGCCGCTGCTCTACAATACCAATCTGCATGTAATGGATGGCGGCGGCACGTTCCGGCCGCGGTTTGGCATCGAGCGCGAGGAGAAGCTGCCGGACGGCACGACGCGTAAGGTCAGCCTGCTCGCGGATGGCTCGTACTCGCTAGGGTCGGCCATCCAGGACGGCTACCCGGAATTCACGCTCGCCAGCCTGAAGAAGCTCGGCTGGGATACCGAGCTCACCGAAGCGGAAATGGCCGTGATCAACAAGGTCAACCCCGCAACTCCGGACGCGGTGTCGTGGTCGCTCGACCTGTCGGGCGGCATCCAGCGCGTCGCGCTGGCGCACGGCTGCGTCCCCTACGGCAACGGCAAGGCGCGCATGAATGCATTCGGCTTGCCCGATCCGATCCCGGTCCACCGCGAGCCGATTTACACGCCGCGCGTCGATCTCGTTGCCAAATATCCGACGCTGCCCGATGCCAAGCAGTTCCGGGTGCCGAATATTGGCTTCTCCGTGCAGAAGGCTGCAGTGGAGAAGGGAATTGCGAAACAGTTCCCACTCATCCTGTCGTCCGGCCGCCTGGTCGAATATGAGGGCGGCGGCGAGGAGACCCGGACCAACCCGTGGCTCGCCGAATTGCAGCAGGACATGTTCATCGAGATCAATCCTACCGACGCCGCCGACCGCGGCGTCAAGGATGGTGCCTGGGTCTGGGTCACCGGTGCCGAGAACAATTCACGGGCAAGGATGAAGGCACTCGTCACCGAGCGGGTGGGCAAGGGGGTCGCCTGGATGCCCTTCCACTTCGGTGGCTGGCTTGCGGGCAAGGATCTCCGCGGCAACTACCCGAAGGGCACCGACCCGATCGTGCTCGGTGAAAGCGCCAACACGATCACCACCTACGGATACGATCCCGCGACGAACATGCAGGAGACCAAGGTCACTCTCTGCCAGATCGCGGCGGCATAGGGAGCAACGACGATGGCACGTATGAAGTTTCTCTGCGACGCCGACCGTTGCATCGAGTGCAACGCCTGCGTCACGGCCTGCAAGAACGAGCACGAGGTCCCCTGGGGTATCAACCGCCGCCGGGTCGTCACCATCGCCGATGGTAAGCCGGGCGAACGATCGGTCTCGATGGCTTGCATGCACTGCACGGATGCGCCGTGCGCTGCAGTGTGCCCGGTGAACTGTTTCTATACCACCGCCGATGGCGTAGTCCTGCACTCCAAGGATCTCTGCATCGGCTGCGGCTACTGCTTCTACGCCTGTCCGTTTGGCGCGCCGCAATATCCGAAGGTTGGTAATTTCGGCTCGCGCGGCAAGATGGACAAATGCACCTATTGCGCCGGCGGCCCCGAGGCCGATGGCAGCAAGGAGGAATACGAAAAATACGGTGCGAACCGCCTGGCCGAGGGCAAGCTGCCGCTGTGTGCCGAGATGTGTTCGACCAAGTCGCTGCTCGCCGGCGACGGCGAGATCATCGCCCAGATCTACAAGGAGCGCGTGCTGAAGCGTGGCTATGGCTCAGGCGCGTGGGGCTGGAAGACCGCCTATCGCGAAACAATCGAGTCCTGAAGGCGCCACGCGCCGTGGCACAAATGCCGGGAGGAGCAGATGTCCTCATTTGCAAGGTTCATTCGACCAGCCATCGGCGCGTGGGCGTTGCTTCTGTTGGTCATGGCAGTTCCGGCGCCGTCAGCGGCCCAGCAGGTCAACCCGACGGCGAGCTCGGTCAACGAGCGCCAATTGCTGCAGGAGATGGACCGGATCCAGGGGCGCGTCAGCATTCCCGACCAGCGCTCCAGCGTGCTGATGCAACCGGCTGGCCGCGAGTGGCGCGAATTCCGCAACGTCGCGCTGCGGTGGATCGGCGGCGTTGCCATGCTCGGCATGCTGGCGGTGCTGGTGATCTTCTATCTGACGCGCGGCATGGTCCGTCTCGAAAGCGGACGATCGGGCCGCACCATCGTGCGATTCAACACATTTGAGCGTTTCGTGCACTGGATGACTGCGACCTGCTTCATCATCCTGGCGATCTCGGGATTGAACGTCACGTTCGGTCGGCCGCTGCTGCTTCCGCTGATTGGGTTTGACGCCTTCTCGGAATGGTCGCAATGGGCGAAATTCGCGCACAACTACCTGAGCTTTCCCTTCACGATCGGCGTCGTGCTGATCTTTCTGATGTGGATCGGCGGCAATATCCCGAGCAAGGTGGATGTGGAGTGGATCAAGCGCGGAGGCGGCCTGATCGGTCACGATCATCCGCCGGCTCGCCGCTTCAATGCGGGTCAAAAGGGGATCTACTGGATCGTCGTGATCGGCGGTGGCCTCGTCGCTGCGACCGGGTATCTGCTCATGTTCCCGTTCTACCTGACGGGAATCGAGGGCATGCAGATTGCCCAGATCGTTCACTCCGTCGTGGCCGTGCTGTTTATCGCCGCGATGCTCGCTCACATCTACATCGGCACGATCGGGATGGAAGGTGCCTTCGAGGCGATGGGATCAGGCGAGGTCGATGTCAACTGGGCGCGCGAGCACCATAGCCTGTGGCTCGACCAGGAGTTGGCACGGAGCGATCCGAACGATTCTCGGCCGCAGCCTCGCCATGCTACGTCCGCAGCCGAATAGAGCTGACGGAGCGTTGCCTAAAGACGTACGCCCGTCGTCGCAAAGGCCTCAGCGACGGGTTCCTGTACGCTATTGAGCGCGGCAGCTCCAACCACTGCGATGACGATCGTCGCAATACAGGCAAGGATGAAAGCCTTCATCGCGATCCCTCCTTGCAGGCGTTATACAGCACGTTTGACCGCGAATAAACGCTGCGCTTAAGCAGACCAATGCGGGCCGTAAGTCGAGCGCTTACTCCAACCGTTGCTCACGGGTCGATGCCATTCATCCAGAGCAATCATGCTCGCGACCATCACCTGGACCTGGTGATCGCCCTTGCTCCGTCGGCGCGCCGGCTTGTCCGCAACAGCGATCAGCTCGTGACGAGAAAATTGCAATCGGCCGAGCGGACGACCAGCAAACTGCGCTTGCAATGTTTAGTAAATGGTGCATTACTAAACAAATCGAGCCTGCCGGATCTATAGAATCCGGGCGGCGCGAGGAAACGCCAGTTTAGTTGTTCAGCTCGTCATGGACTGTGTCGCTCTGCTCGAAGCACTCGAGCGGGTAGGAAAGCCGCGCCATGTCGATGGCCGGCCCACTCGGAGGGAACGTGCAATGAAACGAACGATGAAGACGCTTGTAGTGGCATGCGGGGCTGTTGGCGCCGCGTTCGGCGTCGGAGCGGGCACCACGCCCGCGCAGGCGCAAGGCAAGACTATCACGCTGTGCTGGGCCGCATGGGATCCCGCCAACGCGCTGGTCGAATTGTCGAAGGACTTCACCGCCAAATCGGGTATCGGCATGAAGTTCGAATTCGTGCCGTGGACCAATTACGCCGATCGCTTCCTGAACGAACTCAATTCGCACGGCTCGCTGTGCGACCTCATCATCGGCGATTCACAATGGATCGGCGGCGCCGCGGAGAACGGCCAGTACGTCAAGCTCAACGATTTCTTCAAGAAGGAAGGAATCAGCATGGACGACTACATGCCGGCCACGGTGGTCGGCTATTCCGAGTGGCCGAAGAACACACCGAACTACTGGGCGCTGCCGGCGATGGGCGATGCGGTGGGCTGGACCTATCGCAAGGACTGGTTCGCGCGGCCGGACGTGCAGAAGGACTTCAAGGCCAAGTACGGCCGCGAGATCGGCGTGCCGAAGACGCTCGATGAGCTCAAGGAGATCGCGCAATTCTTCCAGGGCCGCGAGATCGACGGCAAGAAGGTCTACGGCGCCTCGATCTATACCGAGCGCGGCTCGGAAGGCATCACCATGGGCGTCTCGAACTACCTCTACGACTACGGCTTCAAATACGACGATCCGAAGAAGCCCTATGCGATGGATGGGTTCGTGAACTCGGCCAGCGCGGTGAAGGGGCTCGAGGCCTACAAGGAGCTCTACAAGTGCTGCACGCCGCCCGGCGCCTCCAACTCCTACATGTCGGAAGGGCTTGATGCCTTCAAGTCCGGCCAGGTCGCGCTGCAGATGAATTTCTTCGCGTTTTTCCCAGGCCTCTACAAGGATCCGAATGTCGGCGGCGACAAGATCGGTTTCTTCGTCAACCCGGCCGGTCCCGCCGCGCAAGCGACGCAGCTCGGCGGACAGGGCATCTCGGTGGTCTCCTACTCCAAGAACCAGGCCGAGGCGCTGCAATACATCAAGTGGTTCTCCGGCGGCGACGTCCAGAAGAAGTGGTGGGCGCTCGGCGGCTATTCCTGCGCCAAGTCCGTGCTGAACGACCCGAGCTTCCCGAACAGCGCGCCCTTCGCCAAGGAGTTCCTGCAGTCGATGGGAATGGTCGTCGACTTCTGGGCCGAGCCCTCCTACGCCCAGCTGCTCCAAGCCGAGCAGAAGCGCGTGCATGACTATGTGGTGGCCGACAAGGGCACCGCGCAGGAAGCGCTCGACGGTCTGGTGAAGGACTGGAAGGCGATCTTCAAGGAAGAAGGCAAGAAGTTCTGATGCAAGCTGCCCGGAGCGCGTGCGCTCGCGCTCCGGGTTTCCTTCGAGATGACCGGAATTCGTCGCAGTGTCGACGCCGGGTGCCAGGATCGGTTCACGCAATGAACGAATTGAGTGCCTCTTCGCGGATCACCTATCGGGCCGTCATGGTCCGGCCAGGCGTGGCGCGCCGCATCCGGGGCCTGTCGGACAGGACGCTTGCCTGGCTCTTCATCACGCCGACGATCGTGCTGCTGCTGGCGATCAACATCTTCCCGCTGCTCTGGACGATCTATCTGTCGTTCACGAACTACCGCGCGAACAGGGCCAACGTGCCGACGATCTGGCTGGGCGCTGACTGGTACCAGTCGATCCTGACCGATCCTGACATCTGGGCGGCGATGCAGGTGACCGCGCATTTCGTGATCTGGACGGTGGTAATCGAGACCGTCCTCGGATTCGGCCTGGCCTACCTCATCGACAAGAAATTCCGCGGCCATGGCATCTGGACCACGATCATCCTGCTGCCGATGATGCTCTCGCCGGCCGTCGTTGGCAATTTCTGGACCTTCCTGTACCAGCCCCAGATCGGCCTGTTCAATTACGTCGTCGCCTTCTTCACCGGCCGCGCAGCCTCGTCCTTCCAGATGCTGGGCGACGTCACGCTGAGCCCCTGGGCCATCGTCATCGTCGATGCGTGGATGTGGACGCCGTATGTGATGCTGATTTGTCTCGCCGGCCTGCGTTCGATCCCCGATTACATCTACGAAGCGGCCGAGGTCGACCGTGCGTCGAAATGGCGGCAGTTCTGGTCGATCACGCTGCCGATGGCGCTGCCGTTCATCATGCTGGCCGTGCTCTTCCGCGGCATCGAGAATTTCAAGATGTTCGACATGGTCAATCTGCTCACCGGCGGCGGGCCGGGATCGACCACGGAAGTCGCCTCGATCACGCTCAAGCGGGCGGCGTTCGAGAGCTGGCGCACCGGCTATTCCTCGGCCTTCGCGATCATCCTGTTCGTGACGGTCTTGGGACTCGCCAACATCTATGTGAAGGCGCTGAACAAGGTGAAAAGCCGATGACATCAGCCACCACAGCCCATTCAGTCGTCGAGCCGTCGGCCACGACGCGGCGCTTTGCCGGCTCGCTCGTCGTGCTCTACGCGATCATCACCATGATCCCGCTGGTCTGGATCATGCTCACCGCATTCAAGTCGCCTGACGATGCGATCTCCTATCCGCCGAAGGTGATGTTCAAGCCGTCGCTCGAAGGCTTCTGCAA
The genomic region above belongs to Bradyrhizobium arachidis and contains:
- a CDS encoding twin-arginine translocation signal domain-containing protein, which codes for MSEDEKTTVGRRDFLRKVGVGTVGAGATLAAPLVGSAQADSETSDEKRKARYKETDHIKAFYRVNRYPAKGG
- a CDS encoding formate dehydrogenase subunit alpha; its protein translation is MLIKRTNERSLRHGSVAVSLAGQAGGLDRRSFLRKSGLAGGALAALGTLPVGGVRKAEAAMAGPLAAGATVRKSVCTHCSVGCTVTAEVLNGVWIGQEPSWDSPINRGSHCAKGASVRELVHSERRLRYPMKLVDGRWTRVSWDTAINEIGDKLQAVREKSGPDSVYWLGSAKMTNEGAYLFRKLGAFWGTNNTDHQARICHSTTVTGVANTWGYGAMTNSYNDIRNAKTQVILGGNPAEAHPVSLQHLLEGKELQKANFVVIDPRLTRTAAHATEYVRMRPGTDIPVLYGMMWHILQNGWEDKEFIRQRVYGFDDLRKEVEKWTPDEVERVTGIPGEQLKRVAKMFATEKPATLIWAMGQTQKTVGTANVRASCILLLMTGNVGGAGMGANIFRGHDNVQGATDVGLDIVTLPFYYGLAEGAWKHWSRVWEVDYDFLKSRFDSKQIMEAPGIPLTRWFEAVTLPKDQIAQKDSVKAVFVQGHASNSITRIPESLNGLKALELLVIADPHPTTWASLAVEAGRKDGVYILPVATQFECKGSRVASNRSLQWGEQIVKPIFESKDDLEIIYLLAKKFGFADQMFKKIKVENNLPEAEDVLREMNRGSWSTGYCGQSPERLKAHMKNQAKFDMLTMRAPRDDPEVGGDYYGLPWPCWGSPEVKHPGTPLLYNTNLHVMDGGGTFRPRFGIEREEKLPDGTTRKVSLLADGSYSLGSAIQDGYPEFTLASLKKLGWDTELTEAEMAVINKVNPATPDAVSWSLDLSGGIQRVALAHGCVPYGNGKARMNAFGLPDPIPVHREPIYTPRVDLVAKYPTLPDAKQFRVPNIGFSVQKAAVEKGIAKQFPLILSSGRLVEYEGGGEETRTNPWLAELQQDMFIEINPTDAADRGVKDGAWVWVTGAENNSRARMKALVTERVGKGVAWMPFHFGGWLAGKDLRGNYPKGTDPIVLGESANTITTYGYDPATNMQETKVTLCQIAAA
- the fdh3B gene encoding formate dehydrogenase FDH3 subunit beta; its protein translation is MARMKFLCDADRCIECNACVTACKNEHEVPWGINRRRVVTIADGKPGERSVSMACMHCTDAPCAAVCPVNCFYTTADGVVLHSKDLCIGCGYCFYACPFGAPQYPKVGNFGSRGKMDKCTYCAGGPEADGSKEEYEKYGANRLAEGKLPLCAEMCSTKSLLAGDGEIIAQIYKERVLKRGYGSGAWGWKTAYRETIES
- a CDS encoding formate dehydrogenase subunit gamma, which translates into the protein MSSFARFIRPAIGAWALLLLVMAVPAPSAAQQVNPTASSVNERQLLQEMDRIQGRVSIPDQRSSVLMQPAGREWREFRNVALRWIGGVAMLGMLAVLVIFYLTRGMVRLESGRSGRTIVRFNTFERFVHWMTATCFIILAISGLNVTFGRPLLLPLIGFDAFSEWSQWAKFAHNYLSFPFTIGVVLIFLMWIGGNIPSKVDVEWIKRGGGLIGHDHPPARRFNAGQKGIYWIVVIGGGLVAATGYLLMFPFYLTGIEGMQIAQIVHSVVAVLFIAAMLAHIYIGTIGMEGAFEAMGSGEVDVNWAREHHSLWLDQELARSDPNDSRPQPRHATSAAE
- a CDS encoding ABC transporter substrate-binding protein; translation: MKTLVVACGAVGAAFGVGAGTTPAQAQGKTITLCWAAWDPANALVELSKDFTAKSGIGMKFEFVPWTNYADRFLNELNSHGSLCDLIIGDSQWIGGAAENGQYVKLNDFFKKEGISMDDYMPATVVGYSEWPKNTPNYWALPAMGDAVGWTYRKDWFARPDVQKDFKAKYGREIGVPKTLDELKEIAQFFQGREIDGKKVYGASIYTERGSEGITMGVSNYLYDYGFKYDDPKKPYAMDGFVNSASAVKGLEAYKELYKCCTPPGASNSYMSEGLDAFKSGQVALQMNFFAFFPGLYKDPNVGGDKIGFFVNPAGPAAQATQLGGQGISVVSYSKNQAEALQYIKWFSGGDVQKKWWALGGYSCAKSVLNDPSFPNSAPFAKEFLQSMGMVVDFWAEPSYAQLLQAEQKRVHDYVVADKGTAQEALDGLVKDWKAIFKEEGKKF
- a CDS encoding carbohydrate ABC transporter permease, with the translated sequence MNELSASSRITYRAVMVRPGVARRIRGLSDRTLAWLFITPTIVLLLAINIFPLLWTIYLSFTNYRANRANVPTIWLGADWYQSILTDPDIWAAMQVTAHFVIWTVVIETVLGFGLAYLIDKKFRGHGIWTTIILLPMMLSPAVVGNFWTFLYQPQIGLFNYVVAFFTGRAASSFQMLGDVTLSPWAIVIVDAWMWTPYVMLICLAGLRSIPDYIYEAAEVDRASKWRQFWSITLPMALPFIMLAVLFRGIENFKMFDMVNLLTGGGPGSTTEVASITLKRAAFESWRTGYSSAFAIILFVTVLGLANIYVKALNKVKSR